From the genome of Acomys russatus chromosome 27, mAcoRus1.1, whole genome shotgun sequence, one region includes:
- the Lig4 gene encoding DNA ligase 4, with amino-acid sequence MATSQTSQIVAAHVPFADLCSTLERMQKSKDRAEKIRHFKEFLDSWRNFHDALHKNKKGVTDSFYPAMRLILPQLERERMAYGIKETMLAKLYIELLNLPRGGKDALKLLNYRTPSGARADAGDFAMVAYFVLKPRCLQKGSLTIQQVNDLLDLVASNNSNKKKDLVKKSLLQLITQSSALEQKWLIRMIIKDLKLGVSQQTVLSAFHNDAVELHSVTTDLEKVCRQLHDPSVGLSDISITLFSAFKPMLAAVADVERVEKDMKQQRFYIETKLDGERMQMHKDGAQYQYFSRNGYDYTDQFGRSPQEGSLTPFIHSAFGTDVQVCILDGEMMAYNPATQTFMQKGTKFDIKRMVEDSDLQTCYCVFDVLMVNNKKLGRETLRRRYDILNGTFTPIQGRIEIVQKTQAHTKKEVVDALNDAIDKREEGIMIKHPLSIYKPDKRGEGWLKVKPEYVSGLMDELDLLIVGGYWGKGSRGGMMSHFLCAVAETPPPGDRPAAFHTLCRVGSGYTMKELYDLGLRLAKHWKPFQKRSPPSSILCGTEKPEVYIEPRDSVIIQVKAAEIVPSDMYKTGSTLRFPRIEKIRDDKEWHECMTLGDLEQLRGKASGKLATRHLHVGDDDEPREKRRRPVSRAKKAIGIVEHLKAPNLSNISKVSSVFEDVEFCVMSGLDGHPKSDLENRIAELGGYVVQNPGPDTYCVIAGCGNVRVRNIVSSDRHDVVKPEWLLECFKTKTCVPWQPRFMVHMCPSTKQNFAREYDRYGDSYFVDTDLGQLKEVFSGMRKGSGQQTPEEMAPVIADLEYRYSWDHAPLSMFRHYTVYLDLYAVINDLSSKTEATRLGVTALELRFHGAKVVSRLSEGVSHVVVGEDQRRVADFKVFRRTLKKKFKILQERWVTDSVDKGELQEETRYLL; translated from the coding sequence ATGGCTACCTCACAAACTTCACAAATTGTCGCAGCTCATGTCCCCTTTGCAGATCTATGCTCCACCTTAGAACGAATGCAGAAAAGCAAAGACCGTGCAGAAAAAATCAGGCACTTCAAGGAATTTTTAGATTCTTGGAGAAATTTTCATGACGCCCTTCATAAGAACAAGAAGGGCGTCACGGACTCTTTTTACCCGGCCATGCGGCTTATTCTTCCCCAGTTGGAAAGAGAGAGGATGGCTTACGGCATCAAAGAAACCATGCTCGCTAAGCTTTACATCGAGCTGCTGAACTTACCGAGAGGAGGCAAGGACGCCCTAAAGCTCCTGAACTACCGGACGCCCAGCGGAGCGCGTGCCGACGCCGGCGACTTCGCCATGGTCGCCTACTTTGTGTTGAAGCCCAGGTGCCTGCAGAAAGGAAGCTTGACCATACAGCAGGTGAATGACCTCTTGGACTTAGTTGCCAGCAATAATTCCAACAAGAAAAAAGACCTGGTGAAAAAGAGCCTTCTTCAGCTAATTACCCAGAGCTCCGCCCTGGAGCAAAAGTGGCTGATCCGCATGATCATCAAAGACCTAAAGCTCGGCGTCAGTCAGCAGACTGTACTTTCCGCCTTTCACAACGACGCAGTTGAGTTGCACAGCGTCACCACGGATCTGGAAAAGGTCTGTAGGCAGCTACACGACCCCTCCGTGGGGCTCAGTGACATCTCCATCACCCTGTTTTCTGCCTTTAAGCCGATGCTAGCCGCCGTGGCCGACGTGGAGCGCGTGGAGAAGGACATGAAACAGCAGCGCTTCTACATCGAAACCAAGCTGGACGGCGAGCGCATGCAGATGCACAAGGACGGGGCGCAGTACCAGTACTTCTCCAGGAACGGCTACGACTACACCGATCAGTTCGGCAGATCCCCCCAGGAAGGCTCTCTCACCCCATTTATCCACAGTGCGTTCGGGACAGACGTGCAGGTGTGCATCCTTGATGGCGAGATGATGGCCTACAACCCAGCCACGCAGACCTTCATGCAGAAGGGGACCAAGTTTGACATCAAAAGGATGGTGGAAGATTCCGACCTGCAGACGTGCTACTGTGTTTTCGACGTGTTGATGGTTAACAACAAGAAGCTAGGGCGTGAGACGCTGAGGAGGAGGTACGACATCCTCAACGGCACGTTTACACCCATCCAAGGCCGGATAGAGATCGTGCAGAAAACGCAGGCGCATACGAAGAAGGAGGTGGTGGACGCACTGAATGACGCGATCgataagagggaggaagggatcaTGATCAAACACCCTCTGTCCATTTACAAGCCGGACAAAAGAGGTGAAGGGTGGCTAAAAGTTAAGCCAGAGTACGTCAGCGGATTAATGGACGAGTTAGACCTCTTAATTGTGGGGGGCTACTGGGGCAAGGGCTCACGAGGCGGCATGATGTCGCACTTCCTGTGTGCAGTGGCAGAGACTCCGCCCCCCGGCGACAGGCCGGCTGCATTCCACACGCTGTGCCGTGTTGGCTCAGGGTACACCATGAAAGAGCTCTACGATCTGGGCTTGAGACTAGCCAAACACTGGAAGCCTTTTCAGAAGAGATCTCCGCCGAGCAGCATCTTGTGTGGAACGGAGAAGCCGGAAGTCTACATCGAGCCCCGCGATTCTGTCATTATCCAGGTCAAGGCCGCGGAGATCGTCCCCAGCGACATGTACAAGACCGGCTCCACGCTGCGCTTCCCACGCATCGAGAAGATCAGAGACGACAAGGAGTGGCACGAGTGCATGACGCTGGGCGACTTGGAGCAGCTGAGGGGAAAAGCGTCTGGGAAGCTCGCCACAAGACACCTCCATGTGGGCGACGATGACGAACCCCGGGAAAAAAGGCGGAGACCCGTCTCCAGAGCGAAGAAAGCCATTGGAATTGTAGAGCATTTAAAAGCGCCTAACCTTTCTAACATCAGCAAGGTTTCCAGCGTATTTGAAGATGTTGAGTTTTGTGTCATGAGTGGATTGGACGGCCACCCAAAGTCTGACCTGGAGAACAGAATTGCAGAACTTGGTGGCTATGTGGTGCAGAACCCGGGCCCCGACACGTACTGCGTGATCGCAGGGTGCGGGAACGTCAGGGTGAGAAACATCGTCTCCTCAGACAGGCACGACGTGGTCAAGCCCGAGTGGCTCCTAgagtgttttaaaacaaagacgTGCGTGCCGTGGCAGCCTCGCTTTATGGTTCACATGTGTCCATCGACGAAGCAGAACTTCGCCCGCGAATATGATCGCTATGGCGATAGCTATTTTGTCGATACGGACTTGGGTCAACTGAAAGAGGTGTTTTCGGGAATGAGGAAAGGCAGCGGGCAGCAGACTCCTGAAGAAATGGCCCCTGTGATCGCCGACTTGGAATATCGTTACTCCTGGGATCACGCTCCTCTCAGTATGTTTCGACACTACACGGTTTATTTGGACTTGTATGCTGTCattaatgacctgagttccaaAACTGAGGCGACGAGATTAGGTGTGACAGCGCTTGAGCTGCGGTTTCATGGAGCAAAGGTCGTTTCTCGCCTGTCCGAGGGGGTCTCTCATGTAGTCGTTGGGGAAGACCAGAGACGAGTTGCAGACTTCAAAGTTTTCAGAAGAACTCtcaagaaaaagtttaaaatccTGCAAGAGCGTTGGGTGACCGATTCAGTAGACAAGGGTGAACTGCAGGAGGAAACCCGGTATTTGCTttag
- the Abhd13 gene encoding protein ABHD13, with product MEKSWMLWNFTERWLLALASWSWALCRISLLPLIVTFHLYGGIVLLLLIFVSIAGILYKFQDVLLYFPEQPSSSRLYVPMPTGIPHENIFIRAKDGVRLNLILVRYTGDNSPYSPTIIYFHGNAGNIGHRLPNALLMLVNLKVNLVLVDYRGYGKSEGEASEEGLYSDAEAVLDYVMTRPDLDKTKVFLFGRSLGGAVAIHLASENSHRVSAIMVENTFLSIPHMASTLFSFFPMRYLPLWCYKNKFLSYRKISQCRVPSLFISGLSDQLIPPVMMKQLYELSPSRTKRLAIFPDGTHNDTWQCQGYFTALEQFIKEVIKSHSPDDVTKTSSSVTII from the coding sequence ATGGAAAAATCCTGGATGCTGTGGAACTTCACGGAAAGATGGCTACTAGCCTTGGCATCCTGGTCTTGGGCTCTGTGCCGCATCTCCCTTTTGCCTTTGATAGTGACTTTTCATCTGTATGGAGGCATTGTTTTACTTCTGTTAATATTCGTGTCGATTGCGGGCATCTTGTATAAATTCCAAGATGTCTTACTCTACTTTCCAGAGCAGCCGTCCTCTTCCCGCCTTTATGTTCCCATGCCCACGGGTATtccacatgaaaatattttcatcagaGCCAAAGATGGAGTCCGCCTGAATCTGATCCTGGTGCGATACACTGGAGACAATTCCCCCTACTCCCcaactataatttattttcacGGGAACGCGGGCAACATAGGCCACAGGTTACCGAACGCGCTGCTTATGCTGGTGAACCTCAAAGTGAACCTCGTGCTGGTTGACTATCGGGGCTATGGGAAAAGCGAAGGGGAGGCCAGCGAGGAAGGACTGTACTCGGACGCGGAAGCTGTGCTAGACTACGTGATGACCAGGCCTGACCTCGATAAAACGAAGGTTTTCCTGTTTGGCCGCTCACTGGGAGGAGCTGTGGCCATTCACTTGGCTTCTGAGAATTCGCACAGGGTGTCCGCCATCATGGTGGAGAACACCTTCCTCAGTATCCCACACATGGCCAGCACCCTGTTCTCCTTCTTCCCCATGCGCTACCTTCCTCTGTGGTGCTACAAGAATAAGTTCCTGTCCTACAGGAAGATATCGCAGTGCAGGGTGCCTTCTCTCTTCATCTCCGGCCTCTCTGACCAGCTGATCCCCCCCGTGATGATGAAGCAGCTGTACGAGCTCTCCCCATCCCGGACTAAGAGACTAGCCATTTTCCCAGACGGGACGCACAACGACACATGGCAGTGCCAAGGCTACTTCACTGCGCTCGAACAGTTCATCAAGGAAGTGATCAAGAGTCATTCTCCTGACGATGTGACGAAGACATCATCCAGTGTCACCATCATCTGA